One Archangium lipolyticum DNA segment encodes these proteins:
- a CDS encoding MGMT family protein — MPTKRKTAPRTGKERKPEPPPPFPEAVRRAVRAIPRGEVRSYAQVALYAGRPGAARGVGRELKTLENVPWWRVIRSNGTLAPSVAVEQSRRLKAEGVGMEGEGTRWRVKR, encoded by the coding sequence ATGCCGACGAAGCGGAAGACAGCGCCGAGGACGGGGAAGGAACGAAAACCGGAGCCTCCCCCACCCTTTCCCGAGGCGGTGCGCCGGGCGGTGCGAGCCATTCCGCGAGGGGAGGTGCGCTCCTACGCGCAGGTAGCGCTCTACGCGGGCAGGCCCGGAGCAGCGCGAGGAGTGGGGAGGGAGCTGAAGACGCTGGAGAACGTGCCCTGGTGGAGGGTCATCCGCTCGAACGGGACGCTGGCACCAAGCGTAGCCGTGGAACAGTCCCGGCGGCTGAAGGCCGAGGGCGTGGGCATGGAAGGAGAGGGCACGCGCTGGCGAGTGAAGCGCTGA